CCTGGCCTACGGGCCGGTGCTCGTCCGGCATCCGGGCGTCCTGCTGGCCGAGGGCGACGAGCTGACCGCCTGGGCGACCGTGCACCTCGGCGACCTGGCCGGGCGGGATCTGGTGCTGTTCCCCCGGGACGCCGAGCCCGGCCTGTACGACGACACGCTGGCCACCTGCCGCCGCGGCGGCTTCGTCCCCGCCGACATCATCTGCACCGACCGCGTGGAGTTCGCCCTCGGTCTGGTCCTGTCCGGCACGGCCGTCGCGTTCGGCGTCCCCGCGGACATGCCGGGCGTGGTGTGGCGGCCCCTCGCGGGCACCCCCCTGGCCTGGCGCTGCACCCCGGCCTGGCGGGCCGAGCCGGGCCCGTACGTGCGGGACTTCACGGCCGTGGCCGTGCAGGTGCTGAAAGGCAGCGCCGGCATGGTGGACGAAGGCGCTCCGCCTCCGCCGCGGGTTGCGCCGCGCCCGGCGACCGGATTCCTCGCATGAACCCCGCGCCGAACCCCGTGGAGCGGGTGTTCCGCAACGC
The DNA window shown above is from Microbispora sp. ZYX-F-249 and carries:
- a CDS encoding LysR family transcriptional regulator, with the protein product MDLVRHLGYFLVVTEELHFGNAAARLGMAQPPLSQRIRRLEEELGVRLFERSSRRVALTEAGRLLVPEAREIVARVERMRDLMSDLARGDSAVVRAGVPADLGAAVLAALIAGFRDRRPDVRLSLTEMGTAAQVAALLEGRLDVGLLRHPVAANGLAYGPVLVRHPGVLLAEGDELTAWATVHLGDLAGRDLVLFPRDAEPGLYDDTLATCRRGGFVPADIICTDRVEFALGLVLSGTAVAFGVPADMPGVVWRPLAGTPLAWRCTPAWRAEPGPYVRDFTAVAVQVLKGSAGMVDEGAPPPPRVAPRPATGFLA